The stretch of DNA ATTTGGAAGCACAATATAAAGCATGTTTTGCCTGATTAGATTTGGAAAATCAATAGTCTTCATGTAAAAGCTTCTAGCTTGATGTTGCAGGATAGCACAACACTGTTGCTAGCCCCTACATATTCATATGTCTTCCACAAATACAAAGTAAACAAGGAAAAATAATTTATTCAACATGATCCATCCATTGCTAGTCACAATTTCTATCAATACTAAAACCATCAAGTCTATTGAAAGTGTATTTCTTGTCTAACATCATTTTATAAGGGAAAGTATGTCCTACAACACTGTTGCTGGCCCCTACATATTCATTGTCTTCCACAAACACAAAGTAAACAAGGAAAAGTAATTTATTCAACATGATCCATCCATTGCTAGTCACAATTTCCATCAATACTAAAACCATCAAGTCTATTGAAAGCGTATTTCTTGTCTAACATCATTTTATAAGGGAAAGTATGTCCTACAACACTGTTGCTGGCCCCTACATATTCATTGTCTTCCACAAACACAAAGTAAACAAGGAAAAGTAATTTATTCAACATGATCCATCCATTGCTAGTCACAATTTCCATCAATACTAAAACCGTCAAGTCTATTGAAAGCATATTTCTTGTCTAACATCATTTTATAAGGGAAAGTATGTCCTACAACACTTGCTGGCGCCTACATATTCATTGTCTTCCACAAACACAAAGTAAACAAGGAAAAGTAATTTATTCAACATGATCCATCCATTGCCAGTCACAATTTCCATCAATACTAAAACCATCAAGTCTATTGAAAGCGTATTTCTTGTCTAACATCATTTTATAAGGGAAAGTATGTCCTACCAAAGAAAGGAAATGACTTTACAACATATCCCAAACCACTGGAAAAAGGAGAGCAGCATACATAATACTGCATCTAGCAATTCAAGTAGGCACTAACTAGCTTACACAAGCTTTTGAATGTTTGTATATCTTCCACATAGAGAACATCTTAGATTCATTATCAACTACTTCTTTCTTTAGTAACTTGAATCTGCTTACATCTTCATAAGACAATCTTGAGAGGCACTAGTATAAAGGATAACCAGGAATCTATAGTTCTCAAAGTGACTACCACACAGAGCTTATCTCTGATGGTGGTACATAATTTCATATATTTCGTCGAATGAAATTGGAGATGGATTAGTTGAAAAGTCCCAATTGCTGCAGAGAAATGAGTAGGAAGTCAAAATGGAAGGTAAAGATACGACCGATCAATGCATACGTCAAAATATATCATCTCATTTCAGTCTCCATGTCAATCTAAACACGGATGCTTCAAATGAAAATTAAACTGAGTATTTTCCAGAAAGAAAACTAAAGCAGACTCCTTCAAAAATTTAATCAAAACAATTAGCTTCTGTGCATCAAAACCCTGAAAACAAATAATTGGTAACAGGAAAAGGAAACAGCCGGAGATTTACCTTTGACCTTCCCATACATTACAAGCAGTAGCTCTTTCAGTTGTTCTACTTAGAGTGGCTTTCAAACTTAGTGGCACCATCACCTGGAGATTAAATTGCATCATATGTAGCAAAGAGATAAATTAACCTACATAACGATTACGAGATTAAACAAAATCAACAATAACAGAACCAACCATTTATGGTACTCATTTATAATCACAAAGTGCTAATATAAGATCAAAACTTCTTTTTTGGCAAACATCAAGAGAACAGAAGCCAGAAACCAAATGCTGTTAAAAACTAGGGTTTTCTTGAGAGAAAATTGCATCaagttcatctgattcttcgtaaTAAACAGAAAAACAGAGAAAACTGGAAGCCAGAAAATGAATTGGAATTACTCGAGAAATTCGAGATTTATCCCGTTGAAGCGGAAGCTTCGGACCGAACGCAGTCATCATCATTAACGCCATAATTCTCTGCTAGAGATCTCGAAAGCAACacgaaacaagaagaagaaacccTAATTTTGAATAAGAGGGCAGCCGCTCGATCCCACGTTATCCACAGTTCCAATTGACAGAAATACCCTTTTCCATCACGATCAATTACGAGAAAGCCGTCGTCGTCACTCTCAAATTGGTCCGGCGGAGCACCGGGAGGAGGAGAGCTATAAAAGATTGAGCTTCGGGTTTCCGGACGGGAATTGGGAGTTGGGGTTTCGAAGTGGAGGTGCGGGGACGAGATGGAAATAGCTGTTAGAATCCTCTGCATTGGATCCAGCCCTGAGGTAACAAATGCTCTCACAATCCAATATTTTCTTCCCATATCGTCTCTTAGGTCAACAACGTATTTGATCTTTGCTTCCGGTTTGCATTGTTCTGATCCTTGGCTGAACTGAGTTCTGACCATGGGTTGCAACTCCTCCTTCAGGAATTGTTTAGGAGAGACAAAACGATCAGACAAactattcaatgggatgaataaTGCCTGTATGAATTGCATGCTACAATGGTTATAGAACAAGGGTTCTTGAATGGAGGTGCTGCCAAGGGCCTTATCTATCTACGGCAAGAAGCTCATAGAATAGAAATCTTTATGCAGCGGAAATAGATTTAGATTTATATTATAGGTTAAATATTAGAGAATTTTAGAAAGATTAATAAGGTGCTGCCAAGGGGCTTATCTATTTACAGCAAGATTAATAAGCAAATGCATCAGCTTTTGGGTTCAAGTTCATATTGGTGATGTGATAATTTTAGCCATCACCTAAGATTACATGATCCAATGGGATCTACAAAAAAATTCACATGTTACTTATGATTCGAGCTGTAAATGAACACCACAATTTCTCCCTTCCTTTCTCCATCTGAACTCATAGGCAGCCCAGCCAAGCAGGTCAAAAAGCTCACATTCCTATGGACAACCTTCCAGCTGATGTGTCATGAGGAAGAAAAAGTCAATGTTGTGCAAAAGAAATCACATGCTGGACTTCTTCAGAATATAAATCCAATGCCTATTTTATCACAATTCCTTttgaatatatacacatatattacTAATGGCTATTGAGaggcaaaattaatcttttaatgaaaGAAGAAGCCAGATTAAAAGATATGTGAAATCAATTTTAGCAAAGCTCAAACACTTGCATTAAGAGAGAGATTAACCATAAATCTCACATAGTAATTTTTTTACCTCCAAAAaacagaaaaagagaaaaaaaggcatTGGACTGACAAACAGGGAAATGATACAAGGAAAAGACAGCACAATTACCAATCACAAGGAGGTTATAGATGATTTCTCAGCAATAAGTAGGTTTTCCTTGAAAACATATGTGATCCATTAAATCCAAAACCACATCGTTCCTTTTTAAGTGACAGAAATATTTAATTGAAAATTGTCACCACAACCGATCAGCCACTGCTCGAAATAATATCTTCAGACTTCTTGGACACTCAAGCCTGCAACATCAAACAAATAAGATCGTTAACATTATTATCAAAGTCGAACCATCAGCACTTCATCGTATCTCAATCAACTCATTTAGTGAACATGAATTCACTGTTGTTGGGGAAATAAGTGATATCAACGCAACCCATCATGATAGAACAATTTACTAATCTGTTCCAGTGAAGAAACCAAGAGTTGTCTATCATTATAATTTCTACATGCTTTACGCTCTTTACAGTTGTCCATCAATTAATGCCTGTCAGAAATGTACAAAAATTGCTTTGGTACGTGCAGCTTTCAAACAAATCTTTAGCAACCCTTAGAATAGATAACAGAGACTAGGATAAACTGTGCATGAAATTGAGGCAAGTACTATGTTGATGCCCAGGCTCCACAAGCAGCTTTCACCTTATTGCATGAACAATCCTAAATAGGATGCAGCTTACTCTATCCATTGGCTAAGGATAACTCTTTCTGTCAAATGAGGATGACCAAATTTCAACATGGCAACAACCCATTATTTACAATCTGATTTCTCAACCAATAATGTAAGGAACACTAATTTTGTTTTCAAATGATCAAGACATTACATATCCTCCATCAGAATAATTTACATATATATCACACGAATCAATAAGCTAGCAGTATAGCTTCGGTGTAGATCTTGATGTTACTCAGTATCTCCATTACTATTGACAACAAAGAATATCAACTATGACCTTCGAATGTATaacttctttcttataaattgagATTATCTGTTAACATAAAAATCAGGGCTAATTACAgattatcccctataattagaccTCTTTAGCATTCTGGTtcctagacttaaaaaatttacaataaaatCCTTATAGTTATAAAAATGAGACAATTAACCATATTTATCCTAACGTCATCAATTTTACTGATGAAAGATACAACATATGACAGCATGTGCAGAAATGACACGAAAACAATGGGTAAAATGATAATTTCAACGTCTCAAttacgtttttttttttctttgtggtaGTGGCGAACGACAACGCCATTAGGGCCGCGAGTGGTTGAGCGATGAAACGGCCAATCAACATCTGCATCGACGCTGATGCAAATGCAGAGCGACAAAAGGGGAAAGAAGGATGAGGGATTGGTCAAGaagcgggaggaggaggaagaggagggagagcgacAACGAGATGTGAAacaaagggagaggagaaaaagAACGGCACAAATGTCGACGTTCTGCATCTACATAAGCGTCGCTCAACATCTGCGTTGGCGTCAACGCAAATGTTGAAAGTCAATATCTCcgtcgtcctcttcctcctctcccttcgCCTCACTTTTCATCGCCGCTCTCCCTTCTCTCCCTCCTTCCCCAATCCCTCATCCTTCTTTTCTCATTCgtcgctctgcatctgcgtcgGTGCCAATGCAAATGTCGTGCGATGCTCTGCGTGGACACCGATGCAAGCATCAAGTGGTCGTTTCGTCACTCAGCCACCCGTGACTCCAGCGACGCCGTTATCCACCACCAcaattaagaagaaaaaaaacataataggaacgttgaaattatctttttacacatcatttttatgtaattcctgcaTATGTTATCACGTATTATATCTTTCGTCGGTAAAACCAACGACATTAGGATCAATGACTTTAattgttttactttcataactatacatattctaatataaattatttaagttAAGGGACTGGGATGCTAAAAAAAGTCTAACTAAATGTAGCCGTACAAGTCACGGCAAACGAAGGAAGATAATTAAACGAACCTGGGGGAAGAGATTGCTTCAACTTGTCTGCCTTCGCATAGTCGAACACACACAATGTGTAGAGGTACTTGGCGCAGCGAACTTTGAATTTGACCACGTCCTTGCTCCTCTTTATCTTCACCGACCTCGCATCTTTCCTTCTCGCAGTCAGAAGGAAATCCTTAATCTCGTGGATTTGCTTGGGCTGCAAACGATCAAAAAGCCATCTTTTACAGGCGTGCTGGCGCACTATGGCTTTTCAGCCTCGATTCAACCGATTCCTCCAGGAAAACAGAAAACAGTGATTACATGATACGACTCAAACAAGAACCGTCATTGCAATAAAGCTCAAACAAATTCGACATGCTAAATCTGCTGAGACTACAAAATCGAAATCCTTAAAGAAAATATACACAAGGATTCAAGAAAGAACGAATCGCAAGAACATGCAGCTAACTACTGCGTCATTGAAGTGAAAACTGTAACGAGAATGAAGAATTGGCACGCTAATCACACAAACAACAAGGATCGAGTAGAAATATACCATCTTCAATTGCTTCGGTGGCCAACACGAGCTGCGTAGTACCGTTGCAACACGAGGCGCCGGGGTTTTTATTGTCGCCACGAGCAAACCCTAGTCTCCCGAATCTCAGCCTCGGTTACGTAAATGCCCCTACTCTTGTGACTTTATTACAAAATTACACGACTTATGATGCGGTCACCCTCGAGCATTTTCAGGGTGATGTCACTCATGATGACAATGAGACACTAACTCCGGGTTCCCacgcgtcatcaagtagttgccaCGGCGACCAGGAATTTTCCAAAGAGGGTTTCATCCGTCCTACGTTTTCCTCGTTGCAAAGATAAGTGATTCATCCGTTAAACAAATGCAACCTGTTTACCTATAGCACGGACAGTCATGAGAAATTCATCGTTATATCACGGGCTAATTAAATATCGTTcctataattagattttttttattattttaatttttatacttaaaaaaagtatattataaattttataatcatgaaaataaaatatttagtttcattTACCATAATATCATCAGTGTTTTATTGATATAAGtacaaaaataataaacaaaaatataatttcaatgtTTCGATTATGTTTTCAGTGATGATAGATGACGACGCCACTGGTGGGTGATTGTCGGAGATGAAAAGGAAGAGCGATAATGAGAGATGAGGCGATGATGCATATATCTAACAATCTATGTTTGTATCGACATCGATGTAGATGTTGAATGATCATTTCACGGTATATGCATCAGCACTAACTTAGATATAGAATGACAAAAAGATTGTTCGGTATCTGTATCACATCGATATGCATGTAGGGCATCAACATTTATGTCGTCACCTCACCTTTCATCTCCGTTCTTTCTCATTCTTAATAATTATTCACAACCTCTAACGACATCGttgtttgtcattataaaaaatataactaatacgttataaattatttatttatttatttttatatttttatcgataaaattgatgatATCAGAATAAATGAAACTAGATATTTTatcttataattatatattttaatataaattttttaaatctaaagatcaatatggataatatataattaaccctcgTATCACCCGTGAGAGCGATTACATGGGCTTAGTAGATGCCTCAACTAAAAACTTTGGAACGATGATGCAAGCTTTTTCCCAGAGCCACGAAGGGGTGAACAAGATTTTTCTGGGTGATGTCACCATATGCGAAAATGAAGACCATACATGTGGGTCCCGCTCATGAGATTACTGTGAGACCACATCACCCCGAACATTTTCAGGGGAGGGCTCAACTGGCTTTCGGCTCGGTCCAAATTGACCCCTCGTCGGGCCACAAAGCCTGACGAGCGATTGGCGGGAAAATATTTGCCAAACTTCCCTCCTCGCGCGCGCGTAGAATTTGATCGAACGGCATCCGATGGTTCGATCTTCCATGAACTCTCATCAGACAACATTATCCGTTCGATACGAATCCACCTGGCACGAGCTTGAACACGCCATGTACATGCGCTTTTCTACCGCACTGCTCTCTTTCTCCCATCAGTTTGCGAGTAAAGAGAGGAGGACAAATCAACTCTCCAAATTTGTCAAAGAGATCCAACGATTTTGATCTGTATTCTTCGTCCTGCGATCGATCTGGAGGTAACGTTTCCGATCTGCAGAACTTTTTCTTGATCGGGAAACGTGGGAAATGAGCTCGCTTGGGTTTGCTAAAGATTTTTAGGGATTTTCGGGATTTCATTGTGAAATTTGTGCTCTTCTCAGTCTCTGTTATACGTTAATGAATCATCGATTGAATTTTGTTCTTCGTCTTTTGTCGGTGCTGTCATCGAATTGAGCAGTCCTGGAAAGGATTTAGAGTGGACCAGGTAGTTTTTGGTTTTCTAGAACCTAAATTTGAGCGATCTGAAACATTATTTCTTCCGGAGTTGATTCTACCTGTTTTTGTTTTGATCGTGGTGCCATCCAGTTTCAAGATTTACAATGGCGTGTCTTGGGTCCATTGTTCTTGGCACTGATCGAGCCGAGGAGTCTTATATCGTCAATGTTGATAGGGATGCCTTGATTTTAGACATTGACAAAGCGAAATCTGAAGCGAATGTCGTTGTCAACAGAATCCCTGAGTTCGATGAGGATTTGTTGGTTCTTGATGATATCCCTGCTAATGAGGCAAGATGGAAGCTGGCAAACGAGGATCGTGAGAAGGGAGACCACTGTACGGATGCAACAGGCGTTGATATTGTTGCAGTAGAAAACTCGAGTACGCCTGTAGAGATGGTTCAAGATAGTTCCCATGTCGAGGCAGtaagaaagtgcaaagctgaagtGGAAGATGAGCAGAAGAGGGTGAAGAAGCTGTTGAAAAGGAAAAGAGCTTCTTTTGATGGGAATGCGAACTGTGATAATAAGGAAGTATTGATAACGAAGTGCCAGGGTGAGCTTGATGAATTGTTTGAGTATCACAAGGAGGTTTCTGGTCTTAGGCTGCAACTAGATGATGGCGCATATCATTCCAACAATATGATGGTTGCTTATTTGCTGGAAGAAAGTAGACTTCCATTTTCCAAGTTAGTGGGGGAAATTTATGGGGCTTTGAAGGGAAAGAACGGGATTACTTTGACATCTGTCCGTGGTAGCGTGCTCTTTGTCGGACAGAGAATGATGTATGGTATTTCTAGTGCAGATGCGGATGTATTGGAAGATGAGTCAGAGTCATCCCTGTGGTGCTGGGAGGTAATACCCTATTTTGTTTAATTGCTTTCATTCAATTAATCATTTGTATGCTTGCAACCTTTTTTGTGCTTACATGTGATTCTTCTTGATGTTTGACGTTTGTGTTGATCAGACAAGAGATATTAAGCTGTTGCCTCTTACTCTTCGTGGCATTATCAACATCCGTCGCATGGCTCGAAAGAAGATTCATGAGAGGATTTCTGCACTTTCTGGTGAGAACATTTGTTTTGAGCTTATTACGATCCACAGATTTGTTTGTCTTTACTCTCGGTAACTTTTTCTTTTTCGTTATCTATGGTATTCTAGCTTTTTACGTTGTGTggaaatggatttttttttttagttgtgGACTATAGCTTTACTGTAGCATACAGAAATCATATCTTTTTGTTTTTACTTAACCTACATAAAAACCTTTGGTCCTTTTACTCTGCACCTAAAAAATTTGTGTGCTCTTTGATGGTTTGCCATGGTATGTACCTTGTTTTTTTCCTAAGCAAGTTGGCCTTAAGATGATTGCCAACTATcatctaaaatttttcttttttggtatCTGATTATCTTGATTGCCTTTATCACGCATTATATGGTTGGTCTTCTATTCTTCATTTGTGGTATCATTCACCTTATGTTCCTTATATCATTGCACCTTTTCTTCCATTGTTCGTTGCCCAACAAGAGAAACGAATGAATATGGAATAACGTTTTATCATTTCATTTATTCTATATTAGGTTCGGATGTTCATATTTATTTCATTATAATGTTTAGATTTCAAGGTGCTTTTATGTACTATTTGTGCATTGATACCTGAAATTTTTTGACAACCTTTGTGGAGAATAATTGTTTTCCTTTTTGCACTGAGAGAGTCAGTTAGCTAATTGTACCCATACATTTGACTCACTTTAGTGACATTATCTGCGCTGGCGAGTCCTGAACATAAAGGTGCTTATGGAAATAATCTGATGGAAGCATCGATCAAGCTTGGGAAGGCATTAAATAGGCAAGGGATTTCTTCATTTGTTGAAAACTTGACCCAGAAGTACTGTGCTGACATGTATGCTCCCTCTCCAAATTTCCCTGTCTTCAAAATCTCACAATATTTCTTTTAGATCAACCCTAAACTATGGTAATTGCAGGGCTGAGAAAGGAGATTGGCTACAACAAAAGGAATTAATGAAGAAAATTGAGAAAAGTAAGCATAGtgcagaaaaggaaaagaagaaaatggaTCGTGAGTTTCAGAAAGAGAACTTAAGACGTGTAAGTAATGGATTTTCTGTGACATGGGTTGCCATGATGATGAAGTACACAAGTTTGAATAACTCTTGGTCTTGCATGTAACACTAAGACCAAAAGTCTAGAATATCTACTTGAGGATGAAAAGTATTACAAAAAACCCAATACCGATGTTTCTTAGGATCACATATGGACAGAGCACTACTGTCCTAAAAGTATGAGTTAAATAGCTGCTAAACCATGCCTGATTAATTATCTGGAGCTGTTCAATTAATTTATTCATTGAAACACTAGCAATGAAGCTTCACGTGAGCTTCATAGTGTAAGCTACTTTTGCAGGATAGGTTTCTCCAGGGGTGGCAAGCTAGCACTGATTCCATGAGCAGGGCCCTGCCAGTGGACCCCAAGGGCATTGTGCCTATCATGCATGGATGATCTACATTATATGATCTGTAGCCAACTGAGGGTTCGGTGATTAGTATTATGTTGGGGTTAATCTTATTTGCAATTAACAGACCTAACACCAAAGAAATCAAGAATAAACTTGAACCGACACTATTAATCCACACTATTGGTTCGGGATCTTATGAAGTTTAGATTACTGGCAGATACTCTCACCATTGCAATTTTCCCTCGATTTGCAGGAGAAAGA from Musa acuminata AAA Group cultivar baxijiao chromosome BXJ2-11, Cavendish_Baxijiao_AAA, whole genome shotgun sequence encodes:
- the LOC103971854 gene encoding large ribosomal subunit protein eL38z/eL38y, with protein sequence MPKQIHEIKDFLLTARRKDARSVKIKRSKDVVKFKVRCAKYLYTLCVFDYAKADKLKQSLPPGLSVQEV